Below is a genomic region from Marinobacter salarius.
TTACGAGAGCGTTCCGATGATGGGCCCATGGATCGAGAGGTCTCGGTCCAGGCTCTGGGCAGTGTCCTGGGTTATGGCATAACCTCGAAGCTGGCGGTGTTCGGCGTTGTCCCTTACTTTTTCAACAAGACACTGGACGTCACCACGCCCATGGGCCGGATTGAGCGCGATACCGGCGGCATCGGCGACGTCTCGTTGTTCGGGCGTTACACGGTTTACCAGGACGACTTCACCGGCGGCACCTTCCGGGTCGCGCCGATTTTCGGGCTCACCGCACCAACCGGCGACAGTGACGACCGCGATCGTTTCGGCGAACTGCCACGCCCATTGCAGGTTGGTGACGGAGCCTGGGATGGGTTTGGCGGCGTGGTGGCCACCTATCAGACTTTGCAGTACCAGATGGACGCGCAGTTGCTCTACCGCGAAAACGGGCGCCACGAAGGCTTCGCCCACGGCGACGAGACCCGTCTCGACGCCTCACTGCAATACCGGATCTGGCCACTCAGCCTGGAAGGTGTATCCGGCACTCCAGGCTTTACCTACGCCCTGCTCGAATCCAATCTCATTCACCGCGAGCGCAACGAGATCGGCAGTGGTACCGATGCCAATTCCGGTGGTACCCAATGGCTGCTGGCGCCCGGTTTGCAATACATCACCCGGCGTTGGGTCGTCGAGGGCACGGTACAACTGCCGGTGGCCGAAGATCCCAATGGTGATGCCATTCAGGACGATTACATTGTACGCGTTGGCTTTCGCCGCAATTTCTAGGGGTTGAGGGCATCATGAGAAACGTTGGTAAATGGCTCACCTACAGTACGCTCGGGCTGGTGGCAGCACTCACCCTGCTTGGCTGCGCGGGCGGAGCCATCAACTGGAACCAGGAACCGCCCTACTCGCTGACGCTTGCCTGGGGCGAAAAAGGCAGTGGTCCAGGGCAATTCAATGATCCCACCGGGATTGCGGTAACAGACACCGAGGTTTTCATCTCCGATGCCCGCAACGGGCGTATCCAGGTTTTCGATCACCAGGGGCAATTCAGGCGTGAATTCGGTGCACCCGGCGATGGGATCGGTGAGCTCGGGCGCCCCATGAACCTGACCATTCACAACGACAAACTTTACGTGCCGGAGTACATGAACGACCGGATTCAGGTGTTCAGCCTGACTGGCGAGCCGCTGAGGATCATTGGCAGCCCCGGCAAGGGGCCTGGCCAGTTTAACGCGCCCGGAGGTGTTGCAGTGGCCAATGACGGTGATCTGTTTGTGGCGGACTTTTACAATCACCGTGTGCAACATTTGAACACGGATGGCTCATTCGTCAAACAGTGGGGAACAACCGGGAAGACTGGCAGGAGTGCCGGCGAGTTTACCTATCCAACCGACGTGGCTCTGGGAAAGGATGGGGCTCTCTACGTGGCCGATGGCTACGGAAATCGTGTCCAGGTTTTTGACGCTGGCGGCGATTTCCTGCACAAGTGGGGAGGGCCGTTTGCCCTGGGCCTTTACGGGCCTTTCAAGGGCTGGTTCACCACCACGACGTCCATCGCGATTGGCCCCGAAGGCAATGTCTTTGTGGCGGATTTCTATAATGATCGTATACAGAAGTTCGCGGCGGATGGGGGTTACCTCACCGCATTTGGCAGCGAGCCGGAGAACCCCGGCCACATGGCGATGGCGGTTGCCGCTGGCCATGATGGAGCGGTGTGGAGCGTGAATTTTGCCGACAACCGGGTCGGGAGGTGGGAGCCGGATTAAGTGGTCTGATGCTCAGCCATCCCGTGGATCAGACCGTGATGGTTCGGTGTCGGGCTGTCCCGGAAAGACTCGGCAAATCCGGAACAGAATGGTCGGCCGTCCCGCCCCGTTGTGACGTGTGTATGCACCCGAAAGACCCGGTTGATCAGGGGCTCGGTAATAACCTCTCCGGGGCTGCCGATGGTTTCGAGCCGGCCGTCCGCCAGAACCGCAATCCGGTCGGCAAATTGTGCGGCCTGGTTCAGGTCATGCAATGACATCACCACCGTCAGCCCGTGTTCCCGATTCAGCTTGGACAGCAATTCCAGTACTTCCAGCTGGTAGCCCCAGTCCAGAAACGTGGTGGGTTCGTCCAGCAGCAGAATGTCGGTTTCCTGGGCCAGGGCCATGGCGATCCATACCCGCTGCTGTTGCCCTCCGGACAGCGCTTCTACCGGTCGCTCCGCCAAATCCGAGACCCCCGTCATTGCCATGGCATCGAGGGTTGCGTTGTCGTCGGTGGTGAGGTTGCGCTGCCACCATTTGCGGTGTGGGAAACGACCCAGCGCCACCAGATCCTGAACCCGAATGCCATCGGGAACGATCGGTTTCTGGGGCAGCATGGCGAGCCTGAGGGCCAGTTTGCCCCGGTGCCATTGGTCAACCGGCTGGTCGTCCAGGTAGACCTGACCGGACCGGGCCGGCAACAGGCCCGCAAAGCTTTTCAGCAAAGTACTTTTACCAGAACCGTTGGGGCCCAGCAGGCAGGTAATCCCACCCTCGGGAATGGCCAGCGAGACGTTGTCCACGACCGGTTTGGAGCCATAGGCAAGAGAGAGCTGCTCGGTTCGTAACATGGAGAATCCCGGCCTCAGGGTTGTCGCGATAACAGATAAAGAAAGAACGGTACACCAAGGACGGCGGAAACCACACCCACGGGCACTTCGTAGGGTGTAAACAGCGTCCGGCCGAGCAAATCCGCCAATACCGCCAGCACCGCTCCCAATAGTACACACAACACCAGTTGGACCGGAAGGTTGGCCCCAGCCAGCCGTCGGCTGATGTGGGGAATCAGCAAACCAATGAAGCCAACCGGCCCCACCACGCCCACGGCACTGGCCGCCAGCAGGGTGGCAATCAGCAGGGCAAAGGCGCGCCAGCGGTTCAGGCCCAGGCCCAGAGTGCGAACGTGTTGATCGTCAAGCTGCATGACTTCCAGGGGACGCACTAGCAGGCCGACACCGACCAGACCAATAAGCGTCCATGGCAGCAACGTGTGTAGGTGCTGCCATTCGGCGCCGTACAGTGAGCCAGCCAGCCACTGGGCAACCAGTTCAGTATGGGCGTGGCCCCAGAATGCCAGCGCACCGGTGGTCAGTGCATGCAACATACCGGCAATGACCGCACCGGTCAGCGTCATTTTGACCGGCGACAGCTGGCCATGCCGCATGCCCAGGAAGTACACCGCAAGCGCTGTTACCAGCCCGCCTGCCATGGCAAACAGGGGCAAATACTGAAGGGCAAACGACGTATTGTTGTAGGGATCGGCACTGGACACCAACCAGTCTCCGATAATAAAAGCGACGACCGCCACCAGGCTGGCGCCGGCGGAGATGCCGAGAATGCCGGCTTCTGCCAACGGATTGCGGCTAAGCAACTGTAACAGCCACCCTGACAGGGCAAAATGAATACCAATCAGGGCGCCGGTCAGGGTACGGGGCAACCGTAATTCGAAGACCACTCGCTGCACGTGTTGAGTGCTGTCGCCGGTCAACCCGGCCCACACCTGGGACCACGTCAGGTCCACCGCCCCCAGTTGGACGCCCGCGACGATGACAACAACCAGGCTGAGCCCGCCAGCCAGAAGCAGCCGGGCAACGGGGCCGGCGCCTGGAATCTGCATTCCACGGCGGTCTGCCCGAGGCGTTGTCGTAGCCGGATGGTTCACGTTATGCGCTCCGGGGTGAGGTTCGCGAGTTAAGCAGATAGATCAGCCAAGGGGCCCCAATAAGGGCCGTCAGCATACCGACGGGTAGCTCCTGGGGAAAGGCCAGTTGCCGAGCCAGGATATCCGCTGCCAGCAACAACAACCCTCCAAACAGAGCGCTCAGGGGCAGCCAGTGCTGGATCTGGTTGCCGGCCAGCCGCCTGGCAATGTGCGGCGCTACTAGTCCAATAAACACGATCGGGCCGGTGAAGGCGACCAGCGCGGCGGCAAGCAGCAAAGCCAGCAGCAGAAAAATCAGTCGCCAGCGGCCGACCGACAGTCCCATGGCAAGCGCCAGATCATCATCAAGTTGCAGTAGGCGGAGGGGTCTCTGCATCGCAATCAGGGCACCGAGCGGAAGCAGCAGCCAGGGCAGCACCATCTGGAGCTGAAGCCAGCCCCGCCCCATCAGGCTACCCGCCAGCCAGTAATACAGTTCCGCCGCCTCCGCCCCGGAAACCAGTAAAAGGCCCGTGGTCAGTGCCGTGGCCAGCGACGTGACGGCGATGCCGGCGAGTACCACACGCTCGGGCTGAAGCTGACGGCGGCCAGCAATGGCAAACGTCAGAGCACCACCGAGCAGCCCCCCGGCAAGAGCCATCAGCGGCAGCCACAGTGCGCCCGGCGAACTCAGGGTTCGAAGCGACACCACCGCCAGGGCAGCAGAGGCAATCACGCCGGTGAGGCCGGGGGATGCCAGCGAATTCCGGGTAACGCCCTGCATGACAGCACCCGCAACCCCGAGGGCCGCCCCACCGAGAATACCGAGCAGATTGCGCGGCAGCCGCAGCTCCAGCACGGTGATGCGCGTCAGCAAGTCGCTGCTGCCGTCGATGGCTGACAGCAACAAGGTCGGCGACACCCATCGGGAGCCCGCCATCAGGCCAGCGAAGAACAGCAGCACGAGGAGAAATACCGTTGCCCCGTAGAGGCCCATCGGGCGTATGGCTGAATCGGAACCCGTCATTTGTCGGGTTCCGATGTCAGCAGCAGGCGCTGTATGTCATCCAGGATACGCTCACGGGCAATCGGACCGGCCCCTTCTTTCCAATAGTGCGGTACTTCGTAGACCTGGCCCGTGCGCACGGCCTTGAGATAGGGCCAGATGGGGTTCATCGTGAACGCGCGCTGACGGCTGGTGGGCAACAGCAGAATGGTATCCGGGTTAAGTTCCAGCAAGGCTTCAAGACTGATCCGGTAGCCCAGTGGGATGCCGCTGTCAGGATTCGGCGGCTGGCCCCCGACATTGTCGAAGCCCAGACGCTCCAGCAGCGCCGTCGGCAGAAAATGGTCGTAATAGACGAAGGGAGTTTCACTACCGCTGGTCAGCAGCGCCACTGTCTCGGCAGGCTTTGGTTCGTTGCGGTCCGCGAGTAATTGAACGCGATCAAGAAAGCGGGTGTTGAGTGCACTGGCTTTCGCCGGTGCACCCAGTGCCTGCCCCGCCAACTCAACCCCCCGCAGGCTGTCCTGGACGGTGATCAGGTCCAGGGCCAGCATCGGGGCGATGGCTTCGATCTGGTCACCGTCTTTCTCGGTATAACGGCGAATGGCGATGACAAGATCCGGCCGGACCGACGACAGTACCTCCAGGTTAGGCTGATGTCGGGGGCCGAGCCCCGTAACACCGTCTAACCGTGACGCCAGGTAGTCGGGCACGCCCTGAAGTCCGTAATCGGTGACGGCAACCGGCGGTATTTCCAGTGCCAGTGCGACATCGGCCCCAAAGGTCGAAATCGCAGCGGGCCGGGCCGCCGGTTCGGACAACCGCAGGGTTTCCCCGCGGTCATCCGTCAACCGGATAGTCTCATCCTGCGCCCATCCTGACGCAGGCGACAGCAAAACAACGAGCAGGATCGTTGCGATCCGGTTACGTAAGCAGGCCATCAGAAGTCGAGCTGTGCCTCAAGGATAAAGCTTCGACCCGGCTGGGGCACACGGCCGACCGGGCTGACGTCCACGCCCCGGAAGTAGTAATCTTCATCCAGCAGGTTGTTGACCGCCAGGCCAAGGTTCAGCACACGATCACCGCCAACCGCGAAATCGCGACCGACCCGGGCCGTAACCAGATGGTAATCCGGCAACTCACCGGCACTGCCATTGCTGGTTTCTTCTTCGGTGTTGTCCGCATCGCTGTAGCTTTCGCTGACGTACACCCAGTTCAGGCTGGTGTCCCAGGCCTGGTAGCTGTATGTCGCGTCAGCACTGACCTTATGGGTGGGCGCGTTGGGCAGCTCGTTGCCTTCGTTGTCACCGGACAGCTGTTCGGTGTCGAGGAAGGTATAGCCAAGGCCCAGTTCCCACTGGCTGTTGAGGTTCCAGCGGTTTGCCAGCTCGATACCCTGGTGACGGGTTTCTCCCAGGTTCTCGAAACGACTGGTCGAACGGTTAAACTGAATCTGATCCTCGTAATCGATGCGGAACAAGGTCGCTGAAGACAGCAGCTCGGGGGTGACCTGCAGGCGTGCGCCCAGCTCGTGGTTCCACGCTGTTTCATTGGCAACTGCACCGTCACGGGTGGTCTGGGCAATCTGTACCGGCACCAGAGAGCGCTGGCTGTTGGCAAAGACAAACAGGTCATCAGACGCCTGATAGCCTACGGTCAGGCCCGGCAACAGCTCATCAGCGTTGTTTTCCTCGGTGTTGCCAGTCAGGTTGTCACGGAAGTCCATGTCGACATCTTCATAGCGCAGGCCCGGTGTCACCGTCAGGCGGTCATCCAGGAACGACACAGTATCACTGATGTAAAATGCCATGGCCCGGGTGTCCAGGTGCCAATCGCGCGCCACGGAACGGTTACCGGAGGAAAATTCCAGGCGATTAACGTCGAACTCCACGTCCTCGCTGACAAATCGTGCACCCAGGGTGATGTCGTGGCGGCCGTGGCGAATAGCAAGCCGTGGCTCCGTGCCCAATACGGTGAACAATCGTGGTGAATCCGCGACATGGGTGGAATCCAGCCCCGGGTCCGCCCAGTGGCCGGTGCCGCTGAGGTTTTGGCCGAAGTAGAAGGTGCGGTCGGCATCGTGCACAAAGTTGCGCCACTGGAATTCCACGTTATCGGCCGGCGTGTATGTCCAGGTGAAGGTCGCGCGGCTCATGTCCGCTTCGTATCCGTCATGTGGGCGCTGGCTCTGGGTGCGATCCTCTTCATAGGCTTGCGGTGTCAGGGCACCGGGCAGTTCGGCCTCGACGCGATAGTATTGCAGCTGGGTGGCCAGTTCATGCTGGTCGTTCAGATAATAGCGGGCGTCCAGGATCAGGTTATCCACTTCGGTATCGGAGTGATCGCGAAATCCGTCGCCACGCTGGACGTTGGCCTGGAACTGCAGGTCGAGCTTGTCGGTCGCCCGGCCGCCGACACGGTAATAGGTATCGGTAAAGACATTGCCGGTCTCTTCCGCAATGGTCACCCGCTCACGAAGGGTCTGGGAGGTTTCCGCCGGAATCGGTTTGGTGACGAAATTCACCACGCCGCCCACGTTGTTGGGGCCGTAATGAACGGAGGCGCCGCCCCGGACAATATCCACGACTTCCAGGCTCGGAAGTGTAACCGGGAAAAGCGACACGCCGACGTTGCTGTAGGGGCCGATGGCAATCGGGTAACCGTCCAGCAGAATCTGAAGCCGTTCACTGCGCAGCGGGTTCAGACCACGCACACCGATGTTGGGAAGGATGCCCGTGCCAGTTTCATCAAGCACCGTGAGCCCCGGAACCGGGCGCAAGGCGTCGTTCAGATTCAGCGCTCCGGTCGCCTGGAGCTGATCCTCCTCCACCACCGTGCGGGCCCCTGTATAGGTCTTCTCGGACTCTTCGGTCGGTGGACCAAGCCAGTCAGCGGTAACATTGAGGCCGGGTAGCTGGGTGGGCGCATCAGCCTGCTCCTGTGCCAAAGCGGACGCCGAGCCAGCCGCCAGAAACGACACGGGGAGCGTGGCTATAGCAACAGACAGTCGATGGCGGCGCAGTGGCGTTGAAACTTCGGACTTCGACATTGGATTCTCCAGCACGTATTATTAAATTTGATTGCGCATTTTACTGATAATAATTCGCATTTCAATTAAATTAGAATATTCCTTCCTCAAAATCTGCTTCCCGGACTACTCGATGAAATGTTCTTTTGGGTGGGGATGCATCAGAAACGCCTGATGGGAAATATTCCAGGCGTAGGCACCGGCGTAACGGAATACCACCAGATCGCCAACCCCGAGCGACTCGACATCAACCCGGCGGGCGAACACATCCTTGGGAGTACAAAGCTGGCCGACCAGGGTAACGGAATGATTGGCAACGACTGGGGCTGCAGCCTCCCTGTCGTGGGTGGGCAAAATGTCAAACGGATGATCGTGGGCCTGGGCCGCCGGAGTCCGGAAGTGGTGGGTGCCGCCCCTGCAGATGGCAAACCATTCCTCGCCGCATCGCTTAACGTCCAGAACTTCGCCAACATAAAAACCACAGGGAGCGGTTATGAAACGACCACACTCGAACCGGATTTTCCAGGCACGATCCGAGTAAGCCTGAAGCAATTCATCAAGGCCGGAACAAAACCCCGACCAGTCAAACTGCTGGTCGGGCCGGGTGTAATTTATCCCGATTCCGCCCCCGACATTTATCTCGGTAATGGTCAGGCCGTACCTGGCTTCCCACGCACGGACGGTTTCCAGATAGTGTGTTATTAACCCGAGGTGGCGTTTTTCATCCAGTTGATGCGACATCAGATGAAAGTGAAAGCCGCGCAGCCTGACTCTGTCCTGCCGCCCGAGCAACGCAAGTGCGTCTGGTATACAGGCTTCTTCCATGCCAAATGGAGTAGGCACACCGCCCATGGTAAGACGTGTAGAGGGTGTGTCTGCCAGTTCGAGATTGATCCTCAGAAGAATGTCCTGGTGAGCCTGCCTGCGGCCGGCAATGTCGCACAGACGCTGCAGTTCCAGCAGGCTTTCCACATGGATCAGTTCAACGTTCTGATCGATGGCCTTTTCCATATCGGATGCCAGTTTGCCGGGACCACCAAAAATCACAGGCGTGTCTGGAAAATGTCGGCGCACCCAGTCCAGCTCACCGCCAGATGCCACTTCGAAGCCATGTACAAAGGGCGCCAAAGCGCCGAGCACCGGTAAGGCAGGATTCGCTTTCGCGGCATAGAACATCTCACAACCGGGCGGTAAACACTCGACTATGCCCTGCGCTCGGTGGCGGAGCTCAGGCAGGTCATACACGTAGGCGCACAGCGGGTCACTGTCCTGGCCTTTCAGTTCCTTGATGGCTCGCTGAACGGAAACAGGTACTTCAGGCATTGCACTGCCCTCCCCTGCTGTCCACGGCTCGGGGCAGAGGCATCGCCAGCGGGTTTGGTACCCAGGTGTACTGCGACTCACGATCCGGACGCTTGAAAAGGCGGGTCATCAGGTTGCTTTTGTTCGGAATGGGCTCGCCGGCCAACAGCCTGCCCAGAACATCGGCCGCCCAGGGATCGTCGGTGCCTGCGAGCCAGTTGCGCACTTCACTGGCAAGCGCGTTCCACAACCGGAGTTCGATGTGGTTCTCCCCCCGGGAGAGGCAGGCCACGGCCTGGAACAGGTGGTTCACCAACAGACAGTACGCGATCCGCTTCCAGGCCTTGTCCTGGCTGTAATGAACAGACGCCAGCGTTTGTTCATCAAGGGTATCAGGCAGCCCTCCTGACCAGCGGCCCGGTACCAGTTTTGTTCCCTCCAGGTCACGAACAAAGACCTGAACGGGGTATCCCTCCCGAATACCAACCACCACGTTCTGAAGGTGTGGTTCAAAAACCACACCATGATGGAACAGCGACTCAAAGAGCGGAGGGATGAGTAAGGCGAGATACTGTTCAAACCATCGTATTCTGGCGTCCTGTTCGTTGACGCCGGTGGCGGCAGCCAGTGTTCCGGCGGCCTCCGTGGCCGGGCAGCGACCGAAGCGGTCGTCGCTGAACAGCGCGGCGGCCAGCACGGGTGTTACGCCTGCGTCCAGATACTGTTCGAGGTTGTCCCGCATAATAACGCCAAAACCCTCCGCGATGCTCCGGCGGTCAGGCTCGGGGTGATCGGCAAAATCAAGGGTCTGGTAGGCTGGCTCGTACAGTAGACGGAATCCGCGCCACCGCGCCAGTGAAGGCGCAAGGTGAGCCTTGAGGGCTGCAGAGAGGGCAACGGCGCTTTCCAGTTCATAGACGGCATTTTTCCGAATGCAGTTGGTCAGCCGGACATGGGTTGAGAATTTCAGGAAATAGGGGTTGCCCGGTTGGTAAAGCGTTCGAACCGACGCTGTTGGGTAGAACCGTGGGCCGGCCTGCCCCAGTGGTAAGATCCGCCCTGAGCGGATAGCGCTGCAGACGATGGGCAGGCGCATGAGGTAGCGTGCCTGCCAGGGGTGCACAGGAATCGTGACCCATCCGTCGGGCAGGTCGAGCCCTACGCTCGCGTCTGACCCGAAGGCCGGCCCGGCAATGTCACCGCGGGTGCGAAGATCGCCCGGATGAACCGCGAAGTAATAGAGGGCAAACCCCGCGCCCATTTCCGGGGAATATTGCAGGATATCCTCCGGGTCGAACCCTTCCCTGGATTTTGGTGCCGGGTGGTAACGGTGCCCGAAACTCAGGGATTGCTCAGACCAGCGGAAGGCGTCCAGCCCCTGCCCCCAATCGGCGGGAACGCGGGTGTATTCGAGAATGCTCCGCATGACGTTCCGGCTGAGAAGAATCTGCCGGTAGAGCTCGCTGTTGAAAGGCTCTTCGAAACGCTGCGACATTTTATGAAGCAGTATCCGGCCCAGTTCCTCGAGCCCCAGCACCCGCCATCCCCTGAGCGCAGACTTGTAGTATGGCGCAGACAGGTAGCGGTAGTTGCACGTTCGTGAGCCTCCTGCAACCAGAACCAGCAGGGAATCTTCGGAATCAGGGAAGCCGATGTGCAGTACACTGACAGGCTCCAGCGCCAGGCGAACCCGAAGCCCCTGTGGCCAGGACCGGCTCCTTTCGCCGCCCTGAACAGACAGCTCCCCGGAGGGCTCGGCAATATCCCGGCAATAACAATTCAGCAGGGCCTCCATGCTGGCCTGGTCCGCCTGATAGTCGCAGTGCTGATCCCTGAAATAATGATGTGAAGCTGTCAATGACATGACTCTATTCCTCCTTCAAGCGTTCATGATGGTCGATGGCGGGGATGTTGGCCCGGTAGGAGCTCAGGGTGATGGTAAGAAGGGTCACCGCAGCGCCCAGCCAGAGTGGCGCAGTCTGGCTGCTCATACCCGCGGCGACACCCGCGAGTACACCGGCCGCGACACCGGCCCATTTACCAGCGCTGTCAAGGGCGCCAAAGCTTTGGCCCGCGTTTTCCGTTCGTGTAAGACGTGCGGTTTCGGCGTTGAGGGCAAAAAGACAGGTCGTCATGCCCAGCCCCATGACCAATCGTCCGGCGAGAATGGCGGCCGTTGTTCCGGCCGTCGCCTGAATAACGTAGGACAGTGCGAACAGTGTCAGGCCCGCGGGCAAGGTCCACGGGTTACCGAAAAACACGCTTCGTCGCAGCGGGCTGACCAGAATAATCAGGTAGATGGCATGAGGGAGGCTGTAGAGAACTCCGGCCATAGCGGCGGTACTACCCGTTCGTTCCTGGGTCCAGGGAATGAAGTAGGGAAAACTGGCCACCAGCGCGAAATTGAAACCGAAGTAAAGCAATCTCAACCGCAGCCAACTGGCGGATGCCGAAACCCTTTCACGGGAATGTTTCTGGTCACGAGGCCCACCCGAAACCGGGTCCGGGGGAGCGAGTTTCCATACCAGTAGTGCCGACAGAAGAGGCAGGATGGCCATATAGAGGTACAGACGCTGGGCTGGGACCCAGGTCATGAAGAAACCGAAAAGGATGGGCGCCAGTATCATGGCCGACCTGGCCGAGCCCTGCATCCAGTTCAGTGACTGGGTCAGGTTTTGACCGCGAGCAACGGTGGAAAGGTATGCGCTCGATGCGGCAAAGGTTCCACCCAGAAAGCCCTGAACCATCAGTGCCATGGCAAAGGTGACCACGCCCGGCGCCAATCCGGCGATTACGAAGGCCACGGCCAGACCAATCTGGGCCCGCAGCAGCGACCAGCGGCGGCCGAAACGGTCCGCTATTCTTCCCCAGAACGGCGCCGCCAACGCCGTGCAAACCGTCGGGATAATATAGAACCAGCCCACCCAAACGGTGTGTTCAACCGCAAATGTGTCGGTCAGGATCAGCCCAAAAAATGGTGGCATCCCCAGCGCCACCAAGGCCGCGGTAAAGTGGCTGAGCAGGATCACCGGCAGAACAGACTGGCTCATGACTCCTGCCCGAGAAAGTTTGGAGCCAGCTTGCCATAGAATTTATTGATGTCAGCGGCGCCGGTGCGGGACTTGCTTTCCAGGCTGCCTGCCCTGAGAAGATACTTGGTATAAAGCTGGCGATCCTCCAGCAGCACCTTGCGCGCTGGCTGAGTATTGACGCCCTCTTCGTCAAGCTGATCGAGGACGCTGATCACCTCCTCACGAAGCACCTTATACCAGTGGCCCCTTGATCCGAGCCCCCGTGCGGCCAGACCCTCAAGGATAACCGCCAGGTTCAGTTGCAGGGTTATGGTGGTAAACATCTGAGCCAGGGGTATTTCATTATTGACCAGGATCCGTTGATCCCGGAGTTGCGCGACTTTTGACTCCATGGACGGCATCTGGCCGCATAGCCTGTCTGGCCACAGCCTGGGGGCGTCGTTGTCCTTGAAAAGCAGCTGCGGTGGCCGACCCGGCGTGAGCAGCACCATGGAGTTCTGCTGGTTGGATTCCAGTGCAATGCCGTAGACAAGCCACAGTCGCAGGTGCACCGTTAGCGTTAAGGCAACGTACTGACGCACCCACTCCGTCAGGTCGCCACTATTGAACTCGTCCGCCATCATCTGGGCAACGCAGCGACCGTCCGGGCTGTCGGCTAACAGGGAGGCTACGGGCACAATCTGCTGCTGGTCGGAAAACCCGCAAAACCGGCGCACAATACAGCCCAGCCAGGGCAGATCGCCAACGTGCAGGCCTGAGGATTCGTCGGTTACAGAAAAGGTCCCTTTAAGGACCGGGTCCTTGCCGGCTATCTCGTGCAGGATTTGCTGAACCGTATGACCATCATAAAGTGTGCTCGGTTTGACCGTTCGAATGTTCCGGTTGCCCAGTGTGCGAATGGTCAAAGGGACTTTCACGTGGACCTCCGGCGCTGCCTCAAGCTGGAGGGTTCGTACCGACAATGTTGGCTGAACCCAAAGCGCAGGCGTTGGCGCCCGGATGACGCTGGCACCGATGTCTGTGTTCGACAGATAGTCACTCAGCGCGGTGTCCCAGAGATGAGGGTGCACCGGCAACAAGTAGTGGCTGTCAGCAAGCCGGTTATCCAGTCCTACCTCGCTGAAATCCGGCCAGCAACCCGGGAGCTCGCCCACCGCAGTGACTTCCGGGCAGGGGACGGCAAGCCACCGTAACCGGAAACGCGGGGCAAATTCAGGCGCGTACGCCGCCAGTGCCGCCTTATCAAAACCACTCTTGGCGCGGGCACTGGGGTAAAACGGATGATCGAGAAAAGCCGCGAGGCGATCGAAGTGGAGCAAGCGTTCGGATAGCCGGGGAAAATCCTTCCAGCTTTGCCCCTGATGGCGGATTTCGTCAAACCACCTGGACTGCTCCTCGTGGCAGAAGGAGGCGTGAGACTCCGCCGTTCTGCACTCATCGGCATAGACCTCCAACTGCTCCCCAGAGTCATCGTGTTCGTCCGCGGTGAGGCACGCCAAAACCTGTTCGTAGTGATTCACTTCTGACACGCTTCCGGCCTGGTCTGCGGACTGCCAGATGAGCGGGTCGCCACTCCACTGCCAACGCTGCATGAAGGTTGCGGGATTGACCGGCAACCACAGGATGCCTTGCGCCAGCGTCCACCGTAACCAGGTCGCCGGCGTTCCCGGGGAGCCGGGCACGCTGTCTACCCCAACTGCCTGAGAATCGCTCTGGCAGCCGGCCACGTCTTCGCGGATCAGGGCATCGACCAGCCTCTGGGTCAGATACTGCCCGGGGTCTGTTGAAG
It encodes:
- a CDS encoding IucA/IucC family protein; amino-acid sequence: MIRNTALSSTDPGQYLTQRLVDALIREDVAGCQSDSQAVGVDSVPGSPGTPATWLRWTLAQGILWLPVNPATFMQRWQWSGDPLIWQSADQAGSVSEVNHYEQVLACLTADEHDDSGEQLEVYADECRTAESHASFCHEEQSRWFDEIRHQGQSWKDFPRLSERLLHFDRLAAFLDHPFYPSARAKSGFDKAALAAYAPEFAPRFRLRWLAVPCPEVTAVGELPGCWPDFSEVGLDNRLADSHYLLPVHPHLWDTALSDYLSNTDIGASVIRAPTPALWVQPTLSVRTLQLEAAPEVHVKVPLTIRTLGNRNIRTVKPSTLYDGHTVQQILHEIAGKDPVLKGTFSVTDESSGLHVGDLPWLGCIVRRFCGFSDQQQIVPVASLLADSPDGRCVAQMMADEFNSGDLTEWVRQYVALTLTVHLRLWLVYGIALESNQQNSMVLLTPGRPPQLLFKDNDAPRLWPDRLCGQMPSMESKVAQLRDQRILVNNEIPLAQMFTTITLQLNLAVILEGLAARGLGSRGHWYKVLREEVISVLDQLDEEGVNTQPARKVLLEDRQLYTKYLLRAGSLESKSRTGAADINKFYGKLAPNFLGQES